One segment of Verrucomicrobiota bacterium DNA contains the following:
- the acpS gene encoding holo-ACP synthase: MTVFGIGIDVVENHRIAEAIQRHGERFVERIFHPGEAEYCRSMRDPHPHFAARFAAKEAVSKAFGTGFAGQVTWRDIEIRRKASGEPFVVLHNGAAALATQLGVHTVLISLSHSEGYAVANALLMKD, encoded by the coding sequence ATAGGGATTGACGTGGTCGAGAACCACCGGATCGCCGAGGCCATTCAGCGGCATGGGGAACGATTCGTGGAACGAATCTTTCATCCGGGCGAAGCGGAATATTGCCGCTCCATGCGCGACCCGCACCCGCACTTCGCGGCGCGTTTTGCAGCCAAGGAAGCGGTCTCGAAAGCCTTTGGAACCGGCTTCGCGGGCCAGGTGACCTGGCGCGACATCGAGATCCGCCGCAAAGCCAGCGGTGAACCGTTTGTCGTCCTCCACAACGGCGCAGCGGCGCTCGCCACGCAGCTCGGCGTCCACACGGTGCTGATCAGCCTGAGCCATTCGGAAGGGTATGCAGTTGCCAACGCGCTCC